One window from the genome of Anopheles merus strain MAF chromosome 3R, AmerM5.1, whole genome shotgun sequence encodes:
- the LOC121597227 gene encoding cytochrome b5-related protein, whose translation MATNYITTISKKYPSFRDEPLKTVYRWLDGKRQDDGAEGLWRIHDTLYDFTDFIERHPGGPEWLRLTKGTDITEAFETHHITVRAEGLLGKYKVRETTTSRAVQLTFRDDGFYRTLKRRVRDKLKDIDYRPAQRSKLIIDSMLAAAFGLAFLAIRLHSYALATVSGLFVCWTMISAHNFFHQRDNWRMLAFNLAFSSYREWRISHALSHHNFPNSILDLEISYFEPFLCWLPNPSIKSSVKRIASWLYGPLVYSFLFYGEFVKRLIETYETGKNTFFLDDLVTLILPTFMYVVGATSLWEVIKMWLFIVLVASFLFGLIGLNAAHHHPKAVHDGDQIPVDIDFAVYQMAAVIDRSDTKGSQFMVLTSFGDHCLHHLFPTLDHGILPQLYPVFFETCREFETVYRELPWLQQIIGQHKQLARVETMTYKPSEKFI comes from the exons ATGGCGACCAATTACATCACGACCATATCAAAAAAATACCCCTCCTTTCGAGATGAACCCTTAAAAACGGTCTACCGGTGGTTGGACGGTAAGCGGCAGGACGATGGTGCGGAGGGGCTCTGGCGCATTCACGACACCCTGTACGACTTTACGGACTTTATCGAGCGTCATCCCGGTGGCCCTGAGTGGTTGCGCCTAACAAAGGGCACCGACATTACGGAAGCATTCGAAACGCACCACATCACTGTGCGAGCGGAGGGCCTGCTGGGAAAGTACAAGGTGCGCGAGACCACCACATCGCGAGCGGTTCAACTGACGTTCCGTGACGATGGGTTTTACCGGACGCTAAAGCGCCGAGTGCGCGACAAGCTGAAGGATATCGACTATCGTCCAGCGCAGCGATCGAAGCTAATCATTGACTCGATGCTGGCGGCTGCGTTCGGTCTTGCATTTCTTGCCATCCGGCTGCACAGCTATGCACTCGCCACCGTTTCAGGACTGTTCGTTTGCTGGACAATGATAAGCGCTCACAACTTCTTCCACCAGCGGGACAATTGGCGCATGCTGGCGTTTAATTTGGCCTTCTCAAGCTACCG TGAGTGGCGTATTTCTCATGCATTATCGCATCATAATTTTCCGAACTCCATATTGGATTTGGAAATTTCCTACTTTGAACCGTTCCTGTGCTGGTTACCGAATCCGTCCATCAAGAGCTCGGTAAAACGAATCGCATCCTGGCTGTATGGCCCGCTGGTTTATTCGTTCCTGTTCTACGGCGAATTTGTTAAGCGTTTGATAGAAACGTACGAAACGGGAAAGAACACCTTCTTCCTGGACGATCTTGTGACACTCATACTGCCGACGTTCATGTACGTGGTGGGTGCTACCAGCCTGTGGGAAGTGATCAAGATGTGGCTGTTCATCGTGCTTGTCGCTAGCTTTCTGTTTGGTTTGATCGGCCTGAATGCGGCCCATCATCATCCGAAGGCCGTGCACGATGGAGATCAAATACC CGTCGATATTGATTTTGCCGTCTATCAGATGGCCGCCGTGATCGATCGGTCGGATACGAAAGGATCACAGTTCATGGTGCTAACCAGCTTCGGCGATCACTGTTTGCACCATCTCTTCCCAACACTCGATCACGGCATACTGCCACAGCTGTATCCGGTGTTTTTCGAAACGTGCCGTGAGTTTGAAACCGTCTACCGGGAACTACCTTGGCTGCAGCAAATCATAGGCCAGCATAAACAGCTGGCACGCGTCGAAACGATGACGTACAAACCGTCGgaaaaattcatttaa
- the LOC121596619 gene encoding uncharacterized protein LOC121596619 has protein sequence MMKRSICRLPLFWKIYLPTLATLIVYNEYLIHIYHSFQWAELQCETDSCIKMLLVADPQILGNTFDTKLYWPLANLDSDRHLKRTYKSVVQHAAPDVICFLGDLMDEGSVANDDQFAAYFTRFVNIFSQPTANTIMFYIPGDNDIGGEGLKTIKSDRVLRFKQYFNEQDELTIDPMLRILNVNRISMTLPMNSAPSTEEPQPYTVLLSHLPILRWSDPFTYKVIDDFQPNVIFSAHEHKSRHVKTHRNQLAQGAPFEPLNTERSNRHEVVEFNLNYLKDTRELLEFIVPTCSYRMGEMKIGYGYAMFDGDKLRYTVLWTSQRFYQLAVYSMMLIPLKLVCGQIWCGVLKRYWCCCRKRNRNYLPLPLA, from the exons ATGATGAAAAGGAGTATTTGCAG GTTACCACTGTTTTGGAAAATCTATCTTCCAACGCTGGCTACGCTGATCGTGTACAATGAATATCTCATCCACATTTATCACAGCTTTCAGTGGGCTGAGCTGCAATGTGAAACAG ATAGCTGCATTAAGATGCTCCTGGTTGCTGATCCACAGATCCTGGGCAACACATTCGACACGAAGCTCTACTGGCCGTTAGCAAATTTGGACTCGGATCG GCATTTAAAACGAACGTACAAAAGCGTGGTGCAACATGCAGCACCGGATGTTATCTGCTTTCTGGGTGATCTCATGGACGAAGGAAGCGTTGCTAATGATGATCAATTTGCCGCTTACTTCACCCGTTTTGTCAACATCTTCTCCCAACCGACTGCAAACACCATCATG TTCTACATTCCAGGTGATAACGATATTGGAGGCGAAGggttaaaaacaattaaatccGACCGAGTGCTCCGGTTTAAGCAATACTTTAACGAGCAGGACGAATTAACAATTGATCCAATGTTGCGCATCCTGAACGTAAATCGCATTAGCATGACACTTCCGATGAACAGTGCACCGAGCACCGAGGAACCGCAACCCTACACCGTGCTTTTGAGCCACTTGCCTATACTAAGGTGGTCGGATCCTTTTACTTATAAG GTTATTGACGATTTTCAGCCAAATGTGATTTTCTCCGCCCATGAACACAAATCCCGCCACGTTAAGACGCACCGTAATCAGCTAGCCCAGGGTGCCCCTTTCGAACCACTCAACACAGAACGATCCAACCGGCACGAGGTAGTGGAGTTTAACTTAAACTATCTCAAAGATACGCGAGAGCTGTTGGAGTTTATCGTGCCCACCTGTTCGTACAGAATGGGCGAAATGAAGATAGGGTACGGGTATGCCATGTTCGATGGTGATAAGCTCCGGTACACCGTGCTGTGGACATCGCAGCGGTTCTATCAGCTTGCGGTGTACTCCATGATGCTTATACCGCTCAAATTGGTCTGTGGACAGATCTGGTGCGGCGTGCTAAAACGgtactggtgctgctgccgcaaACGAAATCGCAACTACTTACCGCTTCCGCTGGCATGA